One segment of Tamlana crocina DNA contains the following:
- a CDS encoding OmpA family protein, translated as MKKNIYILAGLLLIGGMAWAQKSNLKRVNKLFEMRAYKDAAEIYETKERNQEVLQNLADSYYYNASLQKAVKTYRELFVEYGDSIDIDYHFRFGQALKGVKNYKEADKHLSMYYNKPINTMAFIESVEKTTPHVFNLKQIENKNSSGDFGLSFFGDDKVAFASARNSDNPAYSWNNLPYLDLYHATLSDANTLEDIQAFPDAINTDSHESNAVITKDGKTMYFNRTNETRKRTDEERIAHIKIYKAEMVDGEWTNVTALPFTSNSYSTEHPALSKDEKTLYFASDMPGTYGSFDIYKVAINDDGTYGEPINLGDKLNTKHREQFPFISEYNVLYFSSIGHEGYGGLDVFRSNMVNGEFDKPVNLGGSVNSNLDDFAYVVREKDNMGYVSSNRTGYDRIFGFKREENPLTKYQVEGIVQDKNSQELLTGSLVTLFDESDTVIQDTIVGDDAYYIFKIEPNKKYKVRGTRKAYIPQDVEFSTDSKGKIQHNIYLSLESYADAEERVKENEKGDVQVQLEKIFFDFDKSEIREDAAKTLNVLVDLMKKYPSMEVEVSAHTDARGPDEYNLNLSKRRAASTLEYLVSQGIERNRLKSIGYGEMQPLNKCVKEGICDDEEYDINRRCEFTILN; from the coding sequence ATGAAAAAAAATATATATATACTGGCAGGCCTTTTATTAATTGGTGGAATGGCATGGGCGCAAAAAAGCAATTTAAAGCGCGTAAATAAGCTTTTTGAAATGCGCGCCTATAAAGATGCTGCCGAAATTTACGAAACAAAAGAGCGCAACCAAGAAGTGCTTCAAAATTTGGCCGATAGTTATTACTACAATGCCAGTCTTCAAAAAGCAGTTAAAACCTATAGAGAGCTGTTTGTGGAATATGGTGATTCTATCGATATCGATTACCATTTTCGTTTTGGGCAGGCCTTAAAAGGCGTTAAAAACTATAAGGAAGCCGATAAGCACTTAAGCATGTATTACAACAAGCCTATAAATACAATGGCTTTTATCGAGTCGGTTGAAAAAACCACGCCTCACGTCTTCAATTTAAAACAAATTGAAAATAAAAACTCCAGTGGTGATTTCGGATTATCGTTTTTTGGAGATGATAAGGTGGCTTTCGCTTCCGCCAGAAATTCCGATAACCCAGCATACTCATGGAATAATTTGCCGTATTTGGATTTATACCATGCTACATTAAGCGATGCCAATACTTTGGAAGATATCCAAGCATTTCCGGATGCCATTAATACTGATTCGCATGAAAGTAATGCGGTGATTACCAAAGATGGAAAAACCATGTATTTCAACCGAACAAACGAAACCCGTAAAAGAACGGATGAAGAGCGTATTGCCCACATCAAAATCTATAAAGCTGAAATGGTTGATGGCGAATGGACCAACGTAACGGCACTACCGTTTACATCAAACAGCTACAGTACCGAGCACCCAGCATTGAGCAAAGATGAGAAAACACTGTATTTCGCCAGCGATATGCCAGGAACTTACGGAAGTTTCGATATTTATAAAGTGGCCATTAATGATGATGGTACTTATGGCGAGCCTATAAATTTGGGTGATAAATTAAACACCAAACACCGCGAGCAGTTTCCTTTTATTAGTGAATACAATGTGCTGTATTTTTCATCCATCGGTCATGAAGGTTATGGCGGATTGGACGTGTTCAGGAGCAATATGGTAAACGGCGAGTTCGATAAACCAGTGAACTTAGGCGGTTCGGTAAACAGTAATTTGGACGATTTTGCCTATGTGGTTCGCGAGAAAGACAACATGGGTTATGTGTCTTCAAACCGCACGGGTTACGACCGGATTTTTGGTTTCAAAAGGGAAGAAAATCCGTTGACTAAATACCAAGTGGAAGGTATTGTGCAAGATAAAAACAGCCAAGAATTGTTAACGGGTTCTTTGGTCACCTTGTTCGATGAGTCTGACACTGTAATTCAAGATACTATTGTGGGTGATGATGCTTACTATATTTTCAAAATCGAGCCGAATAAAAAATATAAGGTTCGTGGAACTCGCAAAGCTTACATTCCGCAGGATGTAGAGTTTTCAACCGATAGCAAAGGAAAAATTCAGCATAATATTTACTTAAGTTTGGAATCGTATGCCGATGCTGAAGAACGCGTAAAAGAAAACGAAAAAGGAGACGTGCAGGTGCAATTGGAAAAAATATTCTTTGATTTCGATAAATCGGAAATCCGTGAAGATGCGGCTAAAACTTTAAACGTTTTGGTCGATTTAATGAAAAAATACCCAAGTATGGAAGTAGAAGTGTCGGCACACACCGATGCCCGTGGCCCAGACGAGTATAACTTAAATTTGTCGAAACGCCGCGCAGCTTCCACTTTAGAATATTTGGTAAGCCAAGGCATTGAGCGCAACCGCTTAAAAAGCATTGGCTACGGAGAAATGCAGCCGCTTAATAAATGTGTAAAAGAAGGCATTTGTGATGATGAGGAATACGATATTAATAGACGCTGCGAGTTTACTATTTTAAACTAA
- the queG gene encoding tRNA epoxyqueuosine(34) reductase QueG encodes MNSKQKHTELIKTEAKRLGFLSCGISKAEFLEEEAPRLEKWLNNNMNGKMQYMENHFDKRLDPTKLVEGSKSVVSLLLNYFPSETQNPESFKLSKYAYGTDYHFVIKDKLKSLLQFIQDEIGEVEGRAFVDSAPVLDKAWAAKSGLGWIGKHSNLLTQQVGSFYFIAELIIDLELEYDAPTTDHCGTCTACIDACPTQAIVEPYVVDGSKCISYLTIELKENIPKEFNGKMDDWMFGCDVCQDVCPWNRFSKPHNEPLFNPHPELLSMSKKDWEEITEDTFRKVFKKSAVKRTKYAGLTRNIKFLKH; translated from the coding sequence ATGAACTCCAAACAAAAACATACCGAACTTATTAAAACCGAAGCCAAACGCCTCGGTTTTTTGTCTTGTGGCATTTCGAAAGCTGAGTTTTTAGAAGAAGAAGCCCCGCGTTTGGAAAAATGGTTAAACAACAACATGAACGGCAAAATGCAATACATGGAAAACCATTTCGATAAGCGGTTGGATCCAACCAAATTGGTTGAAGGTTCAAAAAGTGTGGTGTCGTTGTTGCTGAATTATTTTCCTTCGGAAACCCAAAATCCTGAAAGTTTTAAACTGTCAAAATACGCTTACGGCACCGATTACCATTTTGTCATTAAGGATAAGTTGAAGTCACTTTTACAATTCATTCAAGATGAAATTGGGGAGGTGGAAGGACGGGCCTTTGTCGATTCCGCGCCGGTTCTTGACAAAGCTTGGGCTGCAAAAAGTGGTTTGGGCTGGATTGGCAAACACAGCAATTTATTGACCCAACAGGTAGGGTCTTTTTACTTTATAGCCGAATTGATTATCGATTTAGAATTAGAGTACGATGCACCAACTACCGACCATTGTGGTACGTGCACTGCTTGTATTGACGCCTGCCCCACACAAGCCATTGTTGAACCTTATGTAGTAGATGGCAGCAAATGCATATCGTACTTAACCATTGAGTTAAAGGAAAACATTCCAAAGGAATTTAACGGGAAAATGGACGACTGGATGTTTGGTTGCGATGTGTGCCAAGACGTTTGTCCGTGGAATCGGTTTTCAAAACCACATAATGAACCATTGTTCAATCCGCATCCCGAATTACTTTCTATGAGCAAGAAAGACTGGGAAGAGATTACCGAAGATACCTTTAGAAAAGTGTTTAAAAAATCGGCCGTAAAGCGTACCAAATACGCCGGTTTAACTCGAAATATTAAGTTTTTAAAGCATTAA
- a CDS encoding type IX secretion system membrane protein PorP/SprF — MNNLNIYHKIAALLSLAFLSIQSHAQQDPQFTQYMYNMSVINPAYATAEEGILNLGGLYRTQWVGVEGAPKTGTFFAHTPVNDKIEMGVSFTNDNIGDVVNENNIYADFAYVLPVGIETKISFGLKAGVTMFDTNFDGFELQSGGTNTDDAFNENVNRVFPNVGIGAFFFAENYYLGLSAPNMLSTKHLEEENGIKATGVENVHYFFTGGYVFDLNQNLKLKPAFMARAVKGAPMALDLTANVLINEKLEAGLGYRLGDAMSALVNFRVTPDLRIGYAYDYTISSLNEYSSGSHEIFVLFDVDLFGFKGGYDRSPRFF; from the coding sequence ATAAAATAGCTGCTTTGTTAAGTCTGGCGTTCTTATCGATACAAAGCCACGCACAGCAAGACCCCCAATTTACGCAGTACATGTATAACATGAGCGTTATTAACCCCGCTTATGCCACCGCCGAAGAAGGTATTTTAAACCTCGGTGGACTTTACAGAACCCAATGGGTAGGCGTGGAAGGTGCTCCAAAAACGGGAACGTTTTTTGCCCATACACCCGTAAACGATAAAATTGAAATGGGTGTTTCGTTCACCAACGACAATATTGGTGATGTGGTAAACGAAAATAATATTTATGCCGATTTCGCATACGTGCTTCCGGTGGGGATAGAAACCAAAATATCTTTCGGATTAAAGGCCGGAGTTACTATGTTCGATACCAATTTTGATGGCTTCGAGTTGCAATCGGGAGGAACAAATACCGATGATGCCTTTAACGAAAACGTTAATCGTGTATTCCCTAATGTGGGCATCGGTGCTTTCTTTTTCGCAGAAAACTATTATTTAGGTCTTTCAGCTCCCAATATGTTGTCCACAAAACATTTGGAAGAAGAAAATGGTATAAAAGCCACGGGAGTTGAAAATGTGCATTACTTTTTTACCGGTGGTTATGTGTTCGATTTAAATCAAAACCTAAAACTGAAGCCAGCTTTTATGGCAAGAGCGGTAAAAGGAGCGCCAATGGCTCTCGATCTGACGGCAAATGTGTTGATTAACGAAAAATTGGAAGCCGGTTTAGGCTACCGTTTAGGGGATGCCATGAGTGCCCTGGTAAATTTTAGGGTAACACCAGATTTAAGAATAGGCTATGCTTACGATTATACCATAAGCAGCTTAAACGAATACAGCTCGGGATCGCACGAAATTTTTGTACTGTTTGATGTGGACTTATTCGGATTTAAAGGTGGCTACGACCGTTCACCAAGGTTCTTCTAA
- a CDS encoding glutaredoxin domain-containing protein, producing MMKSIIVSIVFFTLTVNLSFAQEQGSVAKNQSVQKELKKLIVYGSDTCHYCLDTKAYLKKNNIAFVYFDVDVDLNKQNEMILKLQKEGIPLDAISLPIVDLGQQLIMNNVADFEGFLKQLNTKH from the coding sequence ATGATGAAGTCAATAATTGTTTCAATAGTGTTTTTTACTCTAACTGTTAATTTAAGCTTTGCACAAGAGCAAGGCTCAGTTGCCAAAAATCAGTCAGTACAAAAAGAGTTGAAAAAACTAATTGTTTACGGTAGCGATACCTGCCATTATTGTCTGGATACCAAAGCCTACCTTAAAAAAAACAATATAGCATTTGTTTACTTTGATGTAGATGTGGATTTAAACAAACAAAACGAAATGATATTAAAATTGCAAAAGGAGGGCATTCCACTTGATGCCATATCGTTGCCGATTGTAGATCTAGGACAACAATTGATTATGAATAATGTTGCTGATTTTGAGGGCTTTTTAAAACAACTGAACACTAAACACTAA
- a CDS encoding LacI family DNA-binding transcriptional regulator — protein sequence MKEAVTLKQIAEKLGISVTAVSKALKDYPDISKKTKKLVRKTAKELNYKPNTFAVNLRTKESKTIGLIIPVIVHHFFSNVIKGIIAQAEKKGYLVIILQSNESYELEKKQLDLLMSQRVDGIIISLANGTSNFSHLNDIIAQEKPLVMFDKIAKVVKCSKVIIDDRKAAYMATQHLIDTGCKRIAHFRGSLLPQNSIDRFLGYKKALEDNNMVFDPALVYLCECGDMSFEEGQNNAKKLLNDHNDVDGIFINTDLVAIGAMTEFNKQGIKIPDDISIVGFSNWFMASVISPSLTTIDQPGYQMGKAAFKQLFKEIKAAKKNKTVEPEVITLDTALVKRDSTK from the coding sequence ATGAAAGAAGCTGTAACCCTAAAACAAATTGCTGAAAAATTGGGTATTTCTGTAACTGCTGTCTCGAAAGCCCTCAAAGACTATCCAGACATTAGTAAGAAAACAAAGAAGCTTGTAAGGAAAACAGCAAAAGAACTCAACTATAAACCCAATACATTTGCAGTTAACTTAAGAACAAAAGAATCTAAAACCATTGGTTTGATTATTCCTGTAATTGTACACCACTTCTTCTCGAATGTTATTAAAGGCATAATAGCTCAGGCCGAAAAAAAGGGATACCTCGTGATTATACTTCAATCTAATGAATCTTATGAATTAGAAAAAAAACAATTGGATTTGCTGATGAGTCAACGGGTAGACGGCATAATAATATCATTGGCAAATGGAACCTCTAATTTTAGTCATTTAAACGATATCATTGCTCAGGAAAAACCTTTGGTAATGTTCGATAAAATAGCCAAGGTTGTAAAATGCTCTAAAGTGATTATTGATGACCGAAAGGCTGCTTACATGGCTACCCAACATTTAATTGATACAGGCTGCAAACGAATTGCTCATTTTAGGGGTTCACTGCTGCCACAAAATTCCATTGATAGATTTTTGGGTTATAAGAAAGCTTTAGAAGACAACAATATGGTTTTTGACCCAGCTTTGGTCTATTTGTGCGAATGTGGCGACATGAGTTTTGAAGAGGGGCAAAACAATGCGAAAAAGCTATTGAACGACCACAACGATGTTGATGGAATTTTTATCAACACCGATTTGGTAGCTATTGGTGCGATGACTGAATTTAACAAACAAGGCATAAAAATACCTGATGACATTAGTATTGTTGGGTTTAGCAATTGGTTTATGGCTTCGGTTATTTCTCCTTCACTTACCACCATAGACCAACCGGGATACCAAATGGGCAAAGCTGCATTTAAACAATTATTCAAAGAAATTAAAGCAGCTAAAAAAAATAAAACCGTAGAACCTGAAGTTATCACACTAGACACGGCTTTGGTAAAAAGGGATTCCACCAAATAA
- a CDS encoding TonB-dependent receptor, protein MNTLKNKGMLLIVMLLSVGSVMAQSISGNVKDEAGVPLPGVNVILEGTSKGSVTDFDGNYSIDNVENGTYTLVASFLGYAKFTQSVSVSGADVSVNVTMKEDTQSLDQVVVTGVVNPKSKIESSVSVSTMDVKLIEQASPRSSGELFRNIPGIRAESSGGEGNANFNVRGVPISSGGSRYFQIQEDGLPLNLFGDTSFGNADNFLRIDSNIGRVEAIRGGSASTQTSNGPAGIINMISKTGSTEGGSVGTTFGLGYQTSRLDFEYGAPLENGFSYHMGGFIRTGEGPREIGYQGNKGGQFKANLTKRFDNGYVRVYTKLLNDRSVMYLPMPMLLKGSNDDPTYDNLPGFDITSDAVHSAYLQQSAGTSPFSGENHVNDVRNGNNPISKSLGAEFSFSLPKDWKVTGKARYSSNSGEWVSPFTAAVGTVSEIESTARDAVNATGSLVYSDGDREAFNPSNGLAQIIHMFDVTVDDLSNFFGDVKVSKKISDNVGFTAGLFTATQNTKIGWQWSSFISEVQGGGQARLADFDGFSRNGQYSYGTPVWGNCCQRKYNTVHNVNSPYVGVDADITEKLNFDGSIRFENVRVNGNIQAGPTSQGNYDYDGNGTIEGIEESVPVIIGNAGQIVDDKYNFVSYSAGLNYKLNEGSAVFARYSSGASGRATDRNNYGTDGKADVQYDEVSQLEVGFKKRLNNGVLNLTGFMSNTDEGLSNELNRSVGNPFKALGLEAETALAFGENLTFNGSFTWTKAEIDGGDNKGNTPRRQADLVYNLSPSYNFGEGKQHGVALSVLGTTKSYAQDDNDLVMPGYAYFNLIGRAGLTKGLSLVLSVNNLFDTVGITEVEGNGDGAFGNDRLVRARSISGRSSTVSLQYKF, encoded by the coding sequence ATGAACACATTAAAGAACAAAGGGATGTTGTTGATTGTTATGCTTCTATCGGTGGGCAGCGTAATGGCGCAATCAATTTCAGGTAACGTTAAAGACGAAGCCGGGGTGCCTTTACCTGGTGTAAACGTTATTTTAGAAGGAACCTCCAAGGGGTCGGTAACAGATTTTGATGGAAACTATTCCATTGATAATGTTGAAAATGGAACTTACACTTTAGTAGCTTCCTTTTTAGGTTATGCCAAGTTTACACAAAGTGTATCCGTAAGCGGAGCAGATGTTTCAGTTAATGTTACCATGAAGGAAGATACTCAATCTTTAGACCAAGTGGTGGTAACCGGTGTGGTAAATCCGAAATCGAAAATCGAGTCGAGTGTATCGGTTTCTACCATGGATGTTAAACTCATAGAACAGGCTTCTCCGCGTAGTTCAGGTGAGCTTTTTAGAAATATCCCAGGTATTCGTGCAGAATCATCAGGTGGTGAAGGTAATGCCAACTTTAACGTGCGTGGTGTGCCTATTTCTTCGGGTGGTTCAAGGTATTTCCAAATTCAGGAAGATGGTTTGCCTTTAAATTTATTTGGTGATACGTCTTTTGGTAATGCCGATAACTTTTTAAGAATTGATTCTAATATTGGTAGAGTGGAAGCCATTAGAGGTGGTTCAGCCTCTACACAAACTTCAAATGGGCCAGCAGGTATAATCAACATGATTAGCAAAACAGGTTCAACTGAAGGTGGTTCTGTAGGTACAACATTCGGGTTGGGTTATCAAACTAGCCGATTGGATTTTGAATATGGTGCACCTTTAGAAAATGGGTTTTCATATCATATGGGTGGGTTCATCAGAACTGGCGAAGGGCCTCGCGAAATTGGTTATCAAGGTAATAAAGGTGGGCAGTTTAAAGCCAACCTTACCAAAAGATTCGATAACGGCTATGTGCGTGTTTACACAAAATTATTGAATGACAGATCGGTAATGTACTTGCCTATGCCTATGTTGTTAAAAGGTAGTAACGACGACCCTACTTACGATAACTTGCCTGGTTTCGATATCACTTCAGATGCTGTACATTCAGCTTATTTACAACAAAGTGCCGGAACCTCGCCTTTTAGCGGAGAAAACCATGTAAACGATGTTAGAAATGGAAACAATCCTATCTCTAAATCTTTGGGTGCAGAATTCTCTTTTAGCTTGCCTAAAGATTGGAAAGTAACTGGTAAAGCAAGATATTCAAGCAATAGCGGTGAGTGGGTATCTCCATTTACTGCGGCTGTTGGAACGGTCTCAGAAATTGAATCTACCGCAAGAGATGCTGTAAATGCAACAGGTTCTTTAGTGTATTCAGATGGAGATAGAGAGGCTTTCAATCCTTCAAATGGTTTAGCGCAAATTATTCACATGTTCGATGTAACGGTTGATGATTTAAGCAATTTCTTTGGCGACGTAAAAGTATCTAAGAAGATAAGTGATAATGTTGGTTTTACTGCTGGTTTATTCACAGCAACCCAAAACACCAAAATTGGATGGCAATGGAGTTCGTTCATTTCTGAAGTACAAGGTGGCGGACAAGCAAGATTAGCAGATTTCGACGGCTTCTCAAGAAACGGACAGTATTCTTACGGAACTCCGGTTTGGGGCAACTGCTGCCAACGTAAATACAACACGGTACATAATGTAAATTCACCTTATGTTGGTGTGGATGCCGATATTACTGAAAAATTAAACTTTGATGGTAGTATCCGTTTTGAAAACGTTCGTGTTAACGGAAACATTCAAGCTGGGCCAACAAGTCAAGGCAACTACGATTACGACGGAAACGGTACTATAGAAGGTATTGAAGAAAGCGTTCCAGTAATTATTGGTAATGCCGGTCAAATTGTTGACGACAAATACAACTTTGTATCGTATTCAGCTGGTCTTAACTATAAATTGAACGAAGGTTCGGCGGTGTTCGCACGCTATAGTTCGGGTGCTTCGGGTAGAGCTACCGATAGAAATAACTACGGCACCGATGGAAAGGCCGATGTTCAGTACGATGAAGTATCTCAATTGGAAGTTGGTTTTAAGAAAAGATTAAACAACGGGGTACTTAACCTTACTGGATTTATGAGTAATACCGACGAAGGTTTAAGTAATGAGTTGAATCGTTCTGTAGGTAACCCATTTAAAGCACTTGGTTTAGAGGCCGAAACAGCATTGGCTTTTGGAGAAAATCTAACATTCAACGGGTCTTTTACTTGGACCAAAGCTGAAATTGACGGTGGAGACAATAAAGGAAACACGCCAAGAAGACAGGCCGATTTGGTTTACAACTTATCACCGTCTTATAACTTCGGTGAAGGTAAGCAGCACGGGGTGGCATTAAGTGTTTTGGGTACAACAAAATCTTATGCTCAGGATGATAACGATTTAGTAATGCCAGGATATGCCTACTTCAACCTAATAGGTAGAGCTGGGTTAACAAAAGGATTGTCATTAGTATTGAGTGTTAACAACCTATTCGATACCGTTGGTATTACAGAGGTTGAGGGTAATGGTGATGGTGCTTTTGGTAATGACCGTTTGGTAAGAGCAAGATCTATTAGTGGTCGCTCATCAACTGTTTCATTACAATATAAATTCTAA
- a CDS encoding MFS transporter — protein sequence MKIAKPKLSFWQIFNMNVGFLGIQYSFGLQQTAVNPIFSFLGAEHDQLPLLNLAGPVTGLIVQPIIGAISDKTWSPKWGRRKPFFLIGALIGSLCLFAFPFSPALWFAVGLLWILDVGNNMAMEPYRAFVGDKLPNEQLSFGYQMQSLFVGAGIVLANASIFIFQDWFGGVEEVTENVKSIPKWLYYSFFIGAVLSISTILWSVLKTPEIPPSDDELKEIEKHKALPISERIKTPFMEIVSAIKDMPKFMWKLSAVYLFQWYALFVYWQFIAPMFKESMGFDSSQALAQAAKMNTTYNISTIVFALALVPLALKFGGKKVYVFSLFITGLAMLCIPYINDPLLVVLPMILFGIGWAAMMGIPYSMVSKIVPQERRGVYMGILNMMIVIPMGIQTLTFGPIVKNLLSNSAVNAILFGGVFFVISGVFALRLKQPEMNEDETI from the coding sequence ATGAAAATAGCAAAACCAAAATTGTCCTTCTGGCAAATCTTTAATATGAATGTTGGATTTTTGGGCATTCAGTATAGTTTTGGTTTACAACAAACAGCCGTTAATCCCATTTTTTCATTTCTCGGTGCAGAGCACGACCAACTGCCTTTGCTTAATTTGGCAGGTCCGGTTACAGGGTTGATTGTTCAGCCCATTATTGGAGCCATTTCAGATAAAACTTGGTCTCCAAAATGGGGAAGACGGAAACCTTTCTTTTTAATAGGGGCTTTAATTGGTAGTTTGTGTTTGTTTGCTTTTCCATTCAGTCCGGCGTTATGGTTTGCTGTTGGATTATTGTGGATTCTCGATGTGGGAAACAACATGGCCATGGAACCTTATCGTGCTTTTGTGGGTGATAAGCTGCCAAATGAACAACTTAGTTTTGGCTATCAAATGCAGAGTTTATTTGTGGGAGCTGGAATTGTTTTAGCAAATGCTTCAATATTCATTTTTCAAGATTGGTTTGGCGGTGTTGAAGAGGTAACCGAAAATGTGAAATCCATTCCAAAGTGGCTGTATTATTCCTTCTTTATAGGTGCTGTGTTATCCATTTCAACCATTCTTTGGTCAGTATTAAAAACACCGGAAATTCCGCCCTCGGATGACGAACTGAAAGAAATTGAAAAACACAAAGCTTTACCAATTTCCGAAAGAATTAAAACGCCTTTTATGGAAATTGTAAGCGCCATAAAAGATATGCCCAAATTTATGTGGAAGCTGTCAGCGGTTTATTTGTTTCAGTGGTACGCCTTGTTTGTATATTGGCAATTTATAGCCCCTATGTTTAAGGAAAGTATGGGGTTCGATAGCTCGCAAGCGTTGGCACAAGCGGCAAAGATGAACACGACTTACAATATTTCTACCATTGTTTTTGCCCTGGCATTGGTGCCGTTGGCATTAAAATTTGGCGGAAAAAAAGTGTATGTTTTTAGTTTGTTTATAACCGGACTGGCCATGCTATGCATCCCATATATAAATGACCCTTTATTGGTGGTTTTACCCATGATACTCTTCGGAATTGGTTGGGCGGCGATGATGGGCATTCCGTATTCCATGGTATCTAAAATTGTGCCACAAGAGCGTCGTGGCGTTTACATGGGTATTTTAAACATGATGATTGTGATTCCTATGGGAATACAAACATTAACCTTTGGCCCAATAGTTAAAAACTTATTGAGCAATAGTGCGGTCAACGCCATCCTGTTTGGAGGAGTATTTTTTGTGATTTCAGGAGTTTTCGCGCTAAGGCTTAAGCAACCCGAAATGAATGAAGATGAAACGATTTAG
- the ruvB gene encoding Holliday junction branch migration DNA helicase RuvB — protein sequence MNENLDPTNNRFSPEEFDVEKKLRPLSFDDFTGQDQVLENLQIFVQAANLRTEALDHTLFHGPPGLGKTTLAHILANELDVGIKVTSGPVLDKPGDLAGLLTNLEERDVLFIDEIHRLSPIVEEYLYSAMEDYKIDIMIETGPNARTVQINLNPFTLVGATTRSGLLTSPMRARFGIQSRLQYYKTDLLTTIIQRSASILNVPISMEAAVEIAGRSRGTPRIANALLRRVRDFAQIKGNGKIDIKIAKFALEALNVDAHGLDEMDNKILSTIIEKFKGGPVGITTIATAVSESPETIEEVYEPFLIQQGFIMRTPRGREVTEQAYKHLGKIKGPTQGGLF from the coding sequence ATGAACGAAAACCTAGATCCAACAAACAATCGTTTTTCTCCAGAAGAGTTCGATGTAGAAAAAAAGTTAAGACCGCTATCTTTTGATGATTTTACGGGTCAGGATCAGGTATTGGAAAATCTTCAAATTTTTGTTCAGGCCGCCAATTTACGTACCGAAGCTTTAGATCATACCTTGTTTCATGGACCTCCGGGGTTGGGAAAAACCACTTTAGCCCATATTTTAGCCAACGAGTTGGATGTGGGAATTAAAGTGACTTCAGGTCCTGTTTTAGATAAGCCTGGCGATTTGGCCGGTCTGCTAACCAATTTGGAAGAGCGCGACGTGCTGTTTATTGATGAAATCCATCGATTAAGTCCCATTGTGGAAGAGTACCTGTACTCGGCCATGGAAGACTACAAAATCGATATTATGATCGAAACCGGTCCCAATGCCCGAACGGTACAAATCAATTTGAATCCGTTTACATTGGTTGGGGCGACCACCCGTTCGGGACTGTTAACCTCGCCTATGCGTGCCCGTTTTGGCATTCAAAGTAGGCTGCAATATTATAAAACCGACTTATTAACGACGATTATTCAGCGTAGTGCCAGTATTTTAAACGTGCCCATTTCGATGGAAGCCGCTGTTGAAATTGCCGGAAGAAGTCGTGGCACACCCCGTATTGCCAATGCCTTATTGCGCCGTGTTCGAGATTTTGCCCAAATAAAAGGCAACGGAAAAATAGACATTAAAATCGCCAAATTCGCTTTGGAAGCTTTAAACGTTGACGCCCACGGTTTGGATGAAATGGACAATAAAATCCTATCAACAATCATCGAAAAATTTAAAGGTGGTCCTGTCGGGATTACTACCATTGCTACGGCAGTAAGCGAAAGCCCAGAAACCATTGAAGAAGTTTACGAGCCTTTTTTAATTCAGCAAGGATTCATTATGCGAACCCCCCGTGGCCGAGAAGTGACCGAGCAAGCTTACAAGCACCTTGGTAAAATTAAAGGGCCAACGCAGGGTGGGTTATTTTGA